One genomic region from Streptomyces sp. Li-HN-5-11 encodes:
- a CDS encoding RHS repeat-associated core domain-containing protein encodes MVSTLLVGATPAAGASGNGLPGAPKSERPVPGSNGPKVRPRMLAKGPNTPIRKPEKNWPTPTHATITVPDVSGQSGSAMGLPLRVGPVLTPHTRAATHGAPDRVDARVLGHELAERAGVDGMLFTLTAMKKGEGGKAAAAKADGVDERVSVRVDYRDFAGAFGGGYASRLRLVELPACALTSPAKAACHTVTPVPSDNDTEDQTLTAKSVSLSSSMATVLAATPSTSGAKGDYKATPLSPSATWKTDLNTGDFSWSYGMPVPAVPGGLKPAVGLSYSSGSIDGRTGNTNNQGSWVGDGFDLSPGFIERRYKPCADDGAKNADGNKPGDLCWAYDNAFITFNGKGGELVPTGTDGEYRLKQDDGTKITRLTSSDRGNGDSDGEYWRLTTPDGTRYYFGYNRLPGWADGKPATDSTWTTPVYGNNSGEPCHKDSFADSWCQQAWRWNLDYVVDPHGNAMSYWYGKETNSYGRNLKPDDDTSYTRGGYLKRIDYGLKSARMFADKPLAQVVFTSAERCLVETGVTCDPDTIDDNAFYWYDTPWDLNCKTGTKCDNGRLSPSFWTRKRLTDVTTQVLKTDGTYGEVDSWHLTHRWGMADTDYQLLLESVQHTGHTATPAITLPKTTFTYTQLANRLDKTGDGYAPFIKARLSTIADESGGQVDVNYSSPVCSWDALPTPETNTTRCFPQYIGGDSSDDPERQWFNKYVVTKVTATDRTGGAPDQVTTYDYLDGAAWHFDDDDGLTKEKFKTWSQWRGYGHVRVRTGGEGGASGLKTQTDSYFLRGMDGDRKDKDGGNKSVTVALGENEGDPITDESWAAGFEYKTVTYSGSDGKALAKTVSRPWHHETAKKTRTWGTLTADFTGIDSSTAWTSLDDGAGSKWRTTATKTTHDTVAGRVTQVDDLGDTTTASDDRCTRTTYATNTADNILNLPQRVETVAKACDTSADRSKDVISDVRTAYDGQSYGAAPTKGDVTATATLKSNDATTATYLESGATFDTYGRVLTSTDLTATVTVDKDGAPARTVRKDGRTTTTVYDPPTGWPAYKKVTTPPADTSDASTAQTTIEDLDPLRGLTVKQTDTNGNATAFAYDALGRSSKVWLADRRTSQTPNYEFTYTTIEDKPVAVGTKTLDNSGGQVTSYVIYDGFLRPRQTQAPGPDGGRVLTDTFYDERGLVTKTFADYYATGSPSTELFKPDDALKVETQTRTTYDGLGRVTQVQEVAGNSGGGQVLSTTKTIYGGDRTTVIPPTGGTTTTALTDARGRTTELRQHLTPAPTSEYVATKYTYTPAGEPETISDADGNTWRYSYDQMGRQIETVDPDKGTSTSTYDDRGQLVSSKDARSEDKFPALYYVYDGLGRKTELREGSASGTLRAKWVYDTVAGAKGQLAESTRYVDGQAYTSKVTAYDRLYRAIRTEVVIPASEGRLAGTYQSATAYKPSGLVAGTSDSAAGSLPGGSVNYAYEDQTLRPIKVFGQGMTSATTYSLTGKPLIQQMSLTDGGKKAQVTNSYEWGTQRLANTRVDREEQAGVDRNVSFRYDESGNVLSMSDVSRTGTDTQCFTYDWATRLTEAWTQNTASCATTPSSSVIGGPAPYWNTYTYDQLGNRKTEIQHNTAGDPGKDVKRDYAYFGKGKPQAHALSTLTTTGASGTQTSSYGYDESGNTTVRPGQSLLWDTEGHLVKVTENGKTTAQYVYDADGNRLICRTDAETTLYLGDTEVTLPKGTDKPKATRYINLGGGQMAIRNDDGTFTFTIGDHQGTGQLAIQAGDLEMSQRRSLPFGGTRGPAPKSWPGSKGFVGGTDDTDSTGLTHLGAREYDPASGRFISVDPLMESTRPQSLNGYSYAENNPVTTADPTGLSNQISCDESSCDGESQFKESHNSPDFSTGQTWEDKYPWETSHYDYFDDRVPAGGTSCDLVCSATLDWAAKKTPTITSINGLCGVGTSSGCDAQLRESVKNFYKETSVLDDYYNCTLHHDETACDVAGGAFSSAGGTWAASVFFAFSHNLQERLAIRAETYAGNKAATAAVDQALATKLWSKNKAGLAGVLRVEGREPQFLTAVSGAQNNRKGVVPDVGTPGNPARYNTIPTGNNKRDYDTEYKMLTYIANQLGGPSDVSGSLTMHSTQKACFSCSAVIGQFAQEFPNIRINYTSKK; translated from the coding sequence ATGGTCTCAACGCTCCTGGTCGGAGCCACGCCCGCAGCAGGAGCTTCCGGCAACGGTCTGCCTGGTGCGCCGAAGTCAGAGAGGCCGGTGCCAGGCTCGAACGGGCCCAAGGTCAGACCCCGCATGCTCGCCAAGGGGCCGAACACCCCTATTCGGAAACCCGAGAAGAACTGGCCGACCCCCACTCATGCGACCATCACGGTTCCGGACGTCTCCGGGCAGAGCGGCTCGGCGATGGGGCTTCCCCTCCGTGTCGGCCCCGTGCTGACGCCTCATACACGTGCTGCGACTCATGGTGCTCCGGACAGGGTCGATGCTCGAGTCCTGGGCCACGAACTGGCTGAGCGCGCAGGTGTTGACGGCATGCTGTTCACTCTCACCGCCATGAAGAAAGGGGAAGGGGGCAAGGCGGCTGCGGCGAAGGCGGATGGTGTCGACGAGCGGGTGTCCGTCAGGGTCGACTACCGAGACTTCGCGGGTGCTTTCGGCGGTGGTTACGCCTCTCGCCTGCGCTTGGTCGAACTGCCCGCCTGCGCGCTGACCAGCCCGGCCAAGGCCGCATGCCACACGGTCACCCCGGTCCCCTCTGACAATGACACCGAGGACCAGACCCTGACCGCCAAGTCGGTCAGTCTCAGCTCCAGTATGGCCACGGTACTGGCGGCCACCCCTTCGACGTCCGGTGCCAAGGGAGACTACAAGGCGACCCCGCTGTCCCCGTCCGCAACCTGGAAGACAGATCTCAACACGGGTGACTTCTCCTGGTCGTACGGTATGCCCGTGCCCGCAGTGCCGGGCGGGCTCAAACCGGCTGTCGGCCTGTCCTACTCGTCCGGGTCGATCGACGGCCGCACCGGCAACACCAACAACCAGGGTTCCTGGGTCGGCGACGGCTTCGACCTGTCCCCCGGCTTCATCGAGCGCCGCTACAAGCCGTGCGCCGATGACGGGGCGAAGAACGCGGACGGCAACAAACCGGGCGATCTGTGCTGGGCCTACGACAACGCGTTCATCACCTTCAACGGCAAGGGCGGTGAACTCGTCCCCACCGGTACAGACGGTGAGTACCGGCTGAAGCAGGACGACGGCACCAAGATAACGCGTCTGACGTCCAGCGACCGCGGCAACGGGGACAGCGACGGCGAGTACTGGCGCCTGACCACCCCGGACGGCACGCGCTACTACTTCGGCTACAACCGCTTGCCCGGCTGGGCGGACGGCAAGCCGGCCACCGACTCCACATGGACCACGCCGGTCTACGGCAACAACTCCGGGGAGCCCTGCCACAAGGATTCCTTCGCCGACTCATGGTGCCAGCAGGCCTGGCGGTGGAACCTCGACTACGTCGTAGACCCGCACGGCAACGCCATGTCGTACTGGTACGGCAAGGAGACGAACTCCTACGGCCGCAACCTCAAGCCGGACGACGACACCTCCTACACTCGGGGCGGCTACCTCAAGCGCATCGACTACGGACTGAAGTCCGCCCGTATGTTCGCGGACAAGCCGCTCGCCCAGGTCGTCTTCACCAGCGCCGAACGCTGCCTTGTGGAAACGGGCGTGACGTGCGACCCGGACACGATCGACGACAACGCGTTCTACTGGTATGACACCCCGTGGGACCTGAACTGCAAGACGGGCACCAAGTGCGACAACGGCCGTCTGTCTCCCTCCTTCTGGACCCGTAAGCGCCTGACGGACGTCACCACGCAGGTCCTCAAGACCGACGGCACCTACGGCGAAGTCGACTCCTGGCATCTGACCCACCGCTGGGGCATGGCCGACACCGACTACCAGCTTCTCCTCGAGAGCGTCCAGCACACCGGCCACACCGCCACGCCTGCGATCACGCTGCCGAAGACCACGTTCACCTACACTCAACTCGCGAACCGGCTCGACAAGACGGGCGACGGCTATGCTCCGTTCATCAAGGCGCGTCTGTCCACCATCGCGGATGAGTCCGGTGGACAGGTCGACGTCAACTACTCGTCACCGGTCTGCTCCTGGGACGCGCTGCCGACCCCGGAGACGAACACCACGCGCTGCTTCCCGCAGTACATCGGCGGGGACAGTTCCGACGACCCCGAGCGGCAGTGGTTCAACAAGTACGTTGTCACCAAGGTGACCGCCACCGACCGTACCGGAGGTGCACCCGACCAGGTCACTACATACGACTACCTCGACGGCGCTGCCTGGCACTTCGACGATGACGACGGACTGACCAAGGAGAAGTTCAAGACCTGGTCGCAGTGGCGCGGCTACGGGCACGTCCGCGTCAGGACGGGCGGCGAGGGCGGTGCGTCCGGGCTGAAGACGCAGACGGACTCCTACTTCCTGCGCGGCATGGACGGAGACCGCAAGGACAAGGACGGCGGTAACAAGTCCGTGACCGTCGCGCTCGGGGAGAATGAGGGCGATCCGATCACCGACGAGTCCTGGGCGGCCGGGTTCGAGTACAAGACCGTCACCTACTCCGGTTCTGACGGGAAGGCGCTCGCAAAGACCGTGAGCCGTCCGTGGCATCACGAGACGGCGAAGAAGACCCGAACCTGGGGCACGCTCACCGCCGACTTCACAGGCATCGACAGCAGCACGGCATGGACCTCGCTGGACGACGGGGCAGGATCCAAGTGGCGCACCACGGCCACCAAGACGACGCATGACACGGTGGCCGGGCGGGTCACCCAGGTCGACGACCTCGGCGACACCACGACTGCGTCTGATGACCGGTGCACCCGCACCACCTACGCCACCAACACGGCCGACAACATCCTGAACCTGCCGCAGCGGGTGGAGACCGTCGCCAAGGCGTGTGACACCAGTGCCGACCGCTCCAAGGACGTCATCTCCGACGTCCGCACCGCCTATGACGGCCAGTCCTACGGCGCCGCCCCGACCAAGGGCGACGTGACCGCGACGGCCACGTTGAAGAGCAACGACGCCACCACGGCCACTTACCTGGAGTCCGGGGCCACATTCGACACGTACGGCCGGGTCCTGACCAGCACCGACCTCACGGCCACCGTGACTGTCGACAAGGACGGCGCTCCAGCCCGCACCGTACGCAAGGACGGCCGCACCACCACCACAGTTTACGATCCGCCCACCGGCTGGCCCGCCTACAAGAAGGTCACCACACCGCCCGCCGACACCTCTGACGCCTCGACGGCGCAGACGACGATCGAGGACCTGGACCCACTGCGCGGCCTCACGGTGAAGCAGACCGACACCAACGGCAACGCCACCGCATTCGCCTACGACGCGCTTGGCCGTTCCAGCAAGGTCTGGCTCGCCGACCGGCGGACCAGCCAGACCCCGAACTACGAGTTCACCTACACCACCATCGAGGACAAGCCGGTCGCTGTCGGAACCAAGACCCTGGACAACAGCGGCGGCCAGGTCACCTCCTACGTGATCTACGACGGCTTCCTGCGGCCCCGCCAGACCCAGGCGCCCGGCCCGGATGGCGGCCGCGTCCTCACCGACACCTTCTACGACGAACGCGGCCTGGTCACCAAGACGTTCGCCGACTACTACGCCACCGGCTCTCCGTCGACGGAGCTGTTCAAGCCCGATGACGCGCTGAAGGTGGAAACCCAGACACGCACCACCTACGACGGACTCGGCCGAGTCACACAGGTTCAGGAGGTCGCCGGCAACAGTGGCGGTGGCCAGGTTCTGTCCACAACGAAGACGATCTACGGCGGCGACCGCACCACCGTCATCCCCCCGACGGGCGGCACGACAACGACGGCGCTCACCGACGCCCGGGGTCGGACCACGGAGCTGCGTCAGCACCTCACGCCCGCACCCACCTCCGAGTACGTGGCCACGAAGTACACGTACACGCCGGCCGGTGAACCGGAGACGATCAGCGACGCCGACGGCAACACCTGGCGGTACAGCTACGACCAGATGGGCCGCCAGATCGAGACCGTCGACCCGGACAAGGGCACCAGCACCAGCACTTACGACGACCGCGGGCAACTCGTATCCAGCAAGGACGCCCGCAGCGAGGACAAGTTCCCCGCGCTGTACTACGTCTATGACGGCCTTGGCCGCAAGACCGAACTGCGTGAAGGCTCCGCCTCCGGCACGCTGCGTGCTAAGTGGGTGTACGACACCGTCGCGGGCGCCAAGGGGCAACTCGCCGAATCCACTCGCTATGTGGACGGCCAGGCGTACACGTCGAAGGTGACCGCCTACGACCGGCTCTACCGGGCCATCCGCACCGAGGTGGTCATCCCGGCCTCAGAGGGGAGGCTGGCGGGCACCTACCAGAGCGCCACGGCCTACAAGCCCTCCGGCTTGGTCGCGGGAACAAGCGACTCCGCAGCGGGTTCGCTCCCCGGCGGATCCGTCAACTACGCCTACGAGGACCAGACCCTGCGCCCGATCAAGGTGTTCGGGCAGGGTATGACCAGCGCCACCACCTACAGCCTCACCGGTAAGCCCCTCATCCAGCAGATGAGCCTCACCGATGGAGGCAAGAAGGCCCAGGTCACCAACTCCTACGAGTGGGGAACCCAGCGCCTGGCGAACACTCGGGTGGACCGAGAGGAGCAGGCCGGCGTCGACCGCAACGTCTCCTTCCGGTACGACGAGTCGGGCAACGTCCTGTCCATGTCGGACGTGTCCCGCACCGGCACCGACACCCAGTGCTTCACCTACGACTGGGCTACACGCCTGACTGAGGCATGGACGCAGAACACCGCCTCTTGTGCCACGACACCGAGCAGCAGCGTGATCGGCGGCCCGGCACCGTACTGGAACACCTACACCTACGACCAACTCGGCAACCGTAAGACCGAGATACAGCACAACACCGCGGGAGACCCCGGCAAGGACGTCAAACGCGACTACGCCTACTTCGGTAAGGGCAAACCGCAGGCCCACGCCCTGTCCACGCTGACCACGACCGGCGCATCCGGCACCCAGACCAGCTCGTACGGCTACGACGAGAGCGGGAATACAACCGTCCGGCCGGGGCAGAGCCTGCTCTGGGACACTGAGGGCCATCTCGTCAAGGTAACTGAGAACGGCAAGACCACCGCCCAGTACGTCTACGACGCGGACGGAAATCGGCTGATCTGCCGCACGGACGCAGAAACCACGCTCTACCTCGGAGACACGGAGGTCACGCTCCCCAAGGGAACCGACAAACCGAAGGCCACCCGCTATATCAACCTCGGTGGCGGCCAGATGGCCATCCGTAACGACGACGGCACCTTCACCTTCACCATCGGCGACCACCAGGGCACCGGCCAGCTCGCCATCCAGGCCGGTGACCTCGAGATGAGCCAGCGCCGCAGCCTGCCCTTCGGCGGCACACGAGGCCCGGCGCCGAAATCCTGGCCGGGCAGCAAGGGTTTCGTCGGCGGTACAGACGACACCGACAGCACCGGCCTGACCCACCTCGGAGCCCGCGAATATGACCCGGCCAGCGGGCGGTTCATATCGGTCGACCCGCTCATGGAGTCCACCAGGCCGCAGTCACTCAACGGCTACAGCTACGCGGAGAACAATCCCGTCACCACTGCAGACCCCACCGGCCTGTCGAACCAGATCAGCTGCGATGAATCAAGCTGCGACGGCGAGTCGCAGTTCAAGGAATCCCACAACAGCCCCGACTTCTCCACAGGGCAGACCTGGGAGGACAAGTACCCGTGGGAAACGTCCCACTACGACTACTTCGACGACCGCGTACCTGCGGGCGGCACAAGTTGTGACCTCGTCTGCTCGGCGACCCTCGACTGGGCAGCGAAGAAGACACCGACGATCACCAGCATCAATGGCCTGTGCGGCGTCGGCACAAGCAGTGGCTGTGACGCACAACTCCGTGAAAGCGTCAAGAACTTCTACAAGGAAACATCGGTCCTCGACGACTACTACAACTGCACCCTGCACCACGATGAAACTGCGTGCGATGTTGCGGGAGGCGCATTTTCCTCCGCTGGCGGAACCTGGGCGGCAAGCGTCTTCTTCGCCTTTTCTCACAACTTGCAGGAGCGTCTCGCAATTCGCGCCGAGACATATGCCGGAAATAAGGCGGCTACGGCTGCGGTCGACCAGGCGCTGGCAACCAAACTCTGGAGCAAGAACAAGGCTGGCCT